GCGATGCTTTTCCTGTCGGATCGGTCGGGGCTGAAGGTCGACGTGATCATCGGGATCATCTTCACCTCGTTCTTCGGAGTGGGGCTGTTCATGGCGTCCGTCAGTCCGATGGCGATCTCTATCGACACCATCACCATGGGCAACATTCTGGCCATCACGCCAGAGGACACTTTGCAACTCGCCATCATCGGCGTGGTGTCGATGGCGGTCCTGATGTTGAAGTGGAAAGACCTCATGGTCGTGTTCTTCGACGAAAACCATGCCCGCTCAATCGGCCTGCGCCCGCAACTGCTCAAAGTCGTGTTCTTCGTTCTGCTGTCGGCCAGCGTGGTTGCGGCCATGCAAACCGTTGGCGCGTTCCTCGTCATCGCGATGGTCGTGACACCAGGCGCGACGGCCTATCTGCTTTGCGACCGCTTCCCGCGATTGATCATCACGTCGATCAGCATCGGCACCGTGACCAGCTTCGTGGGCGCTTACATCAGTTACTTCCTTGATGGAGCAACTGGCGGGGTCATCGTGCTGCTGCAAACGCTGATCTTCCTGACGACCTTCGTTCTTGCCCCCAAGCACGGGCTGCTGGCGCACAAACGCAAGGCGGCCAAAGCACTTCGGGCGGAGGGTGCATAATGCTCGATACACTTCTGTTTCCCTTCGCTTTTCCGTTCATGCAGAACGCGTTCTTTATCGCGTTGATGATCTCTGTCCCGACCGCTTTGCTGTCCTGTTTCCTCGTCCTGAAAGGCTGGGCGCTGATGGGGGACGCGGTGAGCCACGCTGTCCTTCCGGGCATCGTGCTGGCCTATATCCTTGGCCTGCCGCTGATCGTCGGAGCGTTTCTGGCGGGCATGATCACGGCCACCGCAACGGGCTATCTGACCGAGAACAGCCGCATCAAGCAGGACACCATAATGGGCGTCGTGTTCTCGGGCATGTTCGGGCTGGGGATCGTGATGTTCGTCGCGGTCAAAACCAACGTCCACCTCGATCACGTGCTCTTCGGCAACATGCTCGGGATCGGGCCGGAGGACCTTTGGACCGCTGGTATCATCGGATTGGTCGTGACGGTTCTGCTGCTGGCGAAGTGGAAGGATCTTCTCCTCCACGCCTTCGATCCGATCCAGGCCAAGGCATCCGGCCTACCAGTGAACATGCTGCACTTCGGGTTGCTGACGGTGCTATCGCTGACCATCGTGGCAACGCTGACGGCAACGGGCCTGATCCTCGCGGTCGGTCTGCTCATCGCCCCCGGAGCCATCGCATTCCTGATGACCCGCCGCTTCAGCCACATGATGGTTGTCGCGGTTCTGGTCTGCATCGTCGCGACCTGCGGCGGTATCTATGCGAGCTTCTGGCTCGATAGCGCGCCAGCACCGACGATCATTCTGGTGCTGACGGGGTTCTTCATCATCGCCTTTATATGGCGGTCGTGGAAAGTGCGCCGCGCCTCGGCTATGGCCTGACGCGGCGTTCCGTTAGACGAGCTTCGGTAGGTTTTCAGCCAGTCGCGAAATTCCCGGCGCGAGCGGGAACAGCGCCGCCTGAACCGAATGGTAGATGTCCGGCTTGCCGAGGAATTGACGACCCGTCGGTTTGCTGTCCTCGTCCAGTTCAGGGAACCAGCCGCCGTTGGTGTGGTCGATCAGGTGCTTGTCGGCGAAGTTCCAGAGGCGGCGATACCACTCTTCGTCCTCGGGCTTGCGTTCGAGCTTGATGAACGTCGCGATGACGCCAATCGCCTCGGTCACAGGCCACCAATAGCGGTCACGGATCGTGGGCGTGCCGTCGAAATCGAGCGTGTAGAAGAACCCGCCCTTTTCCGCGTCCCACGCGCCGTTCAGTGCCTGCTCCATCAGGCGGCGCGCGGTAGCGGGGGCGGTGTCGTCCTTGCGGCCAGACAGATCCCAGTATTGCAGAAGCAGACGTGCCAGTTCGAACGAGTGACCCGGAGTGGTGCCAGCAGGGCGGAACATCGGGTTCTCCGAATAGCCCGGATCGACCTGCCAGTCTTTTGTGTAGTGTTCCGGCAGGCGCCAGTCGTTGGCAGGAGCCATCTTGCCGAGGAAGAAATCGAGGATGCGTCCGGCGCGGGTCAGGTAGACCTCATCGCCCGTGGCTTCAAAAGCGCCGAGCAACGCCTCCACCCCGTGCATGTTCGCGTTCATGCCGCGATAGTCGGAGAACGGCGTCCAGTCCTGGTTCCATTCGTCGGCAAAGAGGCCGTTGTCCTCTTCCCAGTAGTGCTTGTCCAGAATGGCGCTGACGTCGGCAATCAGTTCGTCCGCGTCAGGATGACCAGCCATTTTCGCGGTCGCACCGGCGAGCAGCACGAATACATGCCCGTAGGCTAGCTTGCGTCCGTCATGAACGTTGTCGCCGTCCATCGCCCAGACATACCCGCCGTTTTTCATGTCGCGGTGGTGGGAGACGAGGTACTTCATCCCCTTGTCGACCAGCTCTGCCGCGCCCGGAACGCCGGCCAACTGACCCAGCGCGAACGAATGCACGAGGCGCGTGGTAGTGTGGAGCTCCTGCACGGTGTCGGGCAGGGGCTCGCCTTCGTAGTTCAGAACGTAGAAGCCGTCTCCGCTACGCAGGCTCGCGCGGAAGAAATCGAATTGGCTCAGCGCATCGGCGGCCAGCCATTTGCGGTGCCCGCTGTCGTCCAGCCAGAAGGCCGCAGAGTTGTCGGACGCTTTGTCCACGGTGGTCGTCATGTTGAATCCTCCCGAACGGGCAACGAAAATGCTGAAAAGCCCTGTTAAAATCGGGCGCCGCGCTCCTCCGCGCTTCGCCGTCAATGGGACGCTAATCCAAAGGCATGATAGCGGCAACATCGTCCGTGGTGCATTTCGGATATGTGGCGCTTACCGATCATTTCGTGTCGGAATAGATGTGAAAGCGTTCGAGAATGGCGGTAAGGGACGTTACGCATTCTGTGGTTCACAGGCTGCGGTAAGGTTTTCGGAACAGGTGAAGTTCAGAACACATGACGAAGCTCGGCCTTGACGCTACAGACATTCGCATCCTCAGCGCCGTGCAGGCGCATGGCCAGTTGAGCAAGACCCGCCTGTCCGAAATCGTGAACATCTCTGCGACGCCATGTTGGGCGCGGCTCGACCGCCTGAAAGCGGCGGGCTATATTCGCGGCTTCCATGCCGAAATCGCGCTGGAGCGGGTTTGCGACTTCACGCAGGTCATGGTGACCGTATCGCTCACGCATCACCGCCGCGCTGACTTCGACCGGTTCGAAAGTTGGGTCGCGCAGCAGGACGCGATCACCGAATGCGTCGCGACGGGTGGAGGCATGGATTACGTCATGAAGACTGTCTCCCCGACGCTCCAAACGTTTCAGGCATTGATGCAGGAGATGATCGAGGCGGATCTGTCGGTGGATCGCTACATGACCTACATCGCGACTCGCGTGGTGAAATCGTCCCGCCCGAATGTCGCAAAATTGGCCGCTCCATCGGTCCGCGACCGAACGGTCTGAGACGCGGCATATTTTCAGTCCGAACAGTCTGCGCCGTGCCCGCATTTTGGCCCGAAGCGCAGCGAAATTTTCCCATTAATAAGCGCCATCATCCACCACATCCCGGGCCACTAGCCCGGCGTTTTTCGAGGGCGCAGGACATGAACGCAGACGAGTTCGGCTTTGGCACGCAGATCCGTAAATCTCCTTATTTCGACGCTACTGTGCGTTGGGGTGCCAAGGGATTTTCCGTTTATAACCATATGTATATCCCGCGTGACTTCGGTGATCCGGAGCAGAACTTCTGGAACCTCGTGAACGATGCGATCCTGTGCGATGTGGCCGTCGAACGTCAGGTCGAGATCACCGGACCCGATGCTGCGAAGTTCGTGCAGATGCTGACCCCGCGTGATCTGTCGACGGTGGCGGTCGGTCAATGCAAATACATCCTGATTACCAACGCGGACGGCGGTATTCTGAACGATCCGATCCTGCTGCGACTGGCTGAAAACCACTTCTGGATCTCGCTTGCTGACAGCGACATCCTGCTTTGGGCGCAGGGCGTTGCCGTGCACGCTGGCCTCGACGTGTCGATCTGTGAGCCGGACGTGTCGCCGCTCCAGCTACAGGGGCCGAAGTCGGGCGAGGTGATGCGCGCGCTCTTCGGTGACGAGATCATGGACCTCAAATACTACTGGCTGCGCGAGGTCGAACTCGACGGTATGCCGCTCATCGCGTCCCGCACCGGCTGGTCGAGCGAACTGGGCTACGAGATTTACCTGCGTGACGGTAGCTGCGGCGAGGCACTTTGGGAGCGGATAATGGCTGCAGGGATGGAGTTCGGCCTGAAGCCCGGCCACACCTCGTCCATTCGCCGGATCGAGGGCGGGATGCTGTCCTATCACGCCGACGCCGACATCCACACCAACCCCTTCGAGCTTGGTCTTGGCCGACTGTGCAACCTCGATATGGAGGCCGACTTCATCGGCAAAGCCGCGCTGCGCCGTATCAAAGAGCAGGGTATTACCCGCAAACAGATCGGCCTCATCATCGACGCCGCACCGCTGAGCGGACCGAACACCAGCTTCTGGCAGATCAACTCGGGCGGCAACGAGGTGGGCAAGGTCACTTCGGCCATCTACTCGCCGCGCCTTGGTCAGAACATCGCGCTCGCGATGGTGGCAATCGAACACGCAGAGATCGGAAGCCAGCTCGAGGTTGTTCTGCCGTCAGGCCCGACGGTCGCGACGGTCGTCGAAGTTCCTTTCTTCGACCCGAAGAAATCGCTCGCCGCCGCCTGATCCGCTTTGGGCAATCTGGAACTGCACATTCTCTGAGGCCATATGACCGATATCCTGCTGCGCGAATGCGATGCCGACGGCATCCTGCGCCTGACCCTGAACAACCCCGCCAAGCGCAACGCCTTGTCAGAGGCGATGCTGGCCGCACTGACGGGTGCATTCGCCGAAGCAGGCCGCGATCCTGCGGTGCGTGTCATTATCCTTGCGGCCAATGGTCCCGCGTTCAGCGCGGGTCATGACCTCAAGGAGATGACCGCTGGACGGTGCGGTGATGACCGCGGGCGGGCGTATTTCACCAAGGTGCTCGGCGATTGCTCTGCCATGATGCAGGGCATCGTCAATTGCCCCAAACCGGTGATCGCCGAGGTGACAGGCATCGCCACGGCGGCGGGGTGCCAGCTCGTGGCAAGCTGCGATCTGGCGATTGCGGCGGATACCGCAGCCTTCAGCACACCGGGGGTGCACATCGGCCTCTTTTGTTCGACGCCGATGGTCGCGCTGTCGCGCAATGTGGCCAACAAGCACGCGATGGAGATGCTGCTGACGGGCGATATGACCTCTGCCGCCCGCGCGGCAGAAATCGGTCTGGTGAACCGCAGTGTGCCGCCGGATGCGCTGCGCGAAGAGGTCATGTCCGTCGCCCGCAAGATCGCGTCGAAATCCGCCCTGACCGTCGCGACAGGCAAGCGTGCGTTCTATGCGCAATCCGAAATGAGCCTCGCTGAAGCCTACGACTATGCGGCGCAGGTCATGGTCGACAATATGCTGGCGCGCGATGCGGAGGAAGGAATTAGCGCCTTCATCGAAAAACGCACCCCCGAATGGCAGGACGCCTGATGAACCCCTACAATGCCGACCTTGACCGCAACCCTGCGAACTACCAGCCGCTGACCCCGATCGGTTTTCTGGAGCGTGCGGCGACGGTTTTTCCAGACCATACGGCGATTGTGCATGGCGCGTTGCGGCGCAGCTACGCCGAATTCTATGCCCGCTCGCGGCGGTTGGGCTCGGCCTTGGCGCAGGCAGGGATGGGGCGCGGCGATACCGTGTCGGCACTGCTCGCAAACACGCCCGCAATGCTGGAGTGCCACTACGGCGTTCCGATGTGCGGCGCGGTGCTGCACGCGATCAACACGCGGCTCGATGCTGCGATCATCGCGTTCCAGCTCGATCACGCACTGTCCCGCTTCGTCATCGTCGATTCAGAGTTCCTGCCACTGCTGACCGCTGCACTACAACTCTGCGCGGCCAAGCCGGCAGTCATCGTCTACGATGATCCGGAGTTTGACGGCCCGCGCCTTGCGACGGCCGCTACCGACTATGAGGACTTCCTCGCCACGGGTGACCCCGATTTCGCGTGGCTCATGCCGGAGGACGAATGGGACGCCATTGCGATCAGCTACACTTCGGGAACGACGGGCGATCCAAAGGGTGTCGTGACGCATCACCGTGGTGCCTATCTGCTGGCCCAAGGCAATGCGCTGACCGCGAGCATGGCGAAGCATTCGGTCTACCTGTGGACCCTGCCGATGTTCCACTGCAACGGCTGGTGCTTCCCGTGGACGCTGTCGGCCATCATCGGCACCCACGTCTGCCTTCGCCAGGTCAGGGCAGAGCCGATCTGGGCCGCGCTGGCGGACGAAGGCGTGACCCATCTGTGCGGTGCGCCGATTGTGATGTCGCTGATGATTTCTGCGCCCGACACGGTAAAGCGCGACCTTCCGCAGCCGGTTCAGTTCTTCACCGCAGCCGCGCCGCCGCCGGAAAAACTGCTCGCCGCGATGAAGGACGCGGGTTTCGACATCACCCACCTCTACGGCCTGACCGAAACCTATGGCCCTGCGGTTGTCAACGACTGGCACAGCGCATGGTCCGAATTGCCGAGCGCGGAGCAGGCCCGCCTCAAATCCCGTCAGGGCGTGCGCTATCTACCGCTTGAAGGTCTGGATGTGCTGGACCCCGAAACCATGCTGCCCGTCCCGCGCGACGGCCAGACGATGGGCGAAGTGATGTTCCGTGGGAACGTCGTCATGAAAGGCTATTTCCGTAATCCGAAGGCAACGCGGGAAGCCTTCGCGGGCGGCTGGTTCCACTCCGGCGATCTGGGTGTGGTGCATCCCGACGGCTATATCCAGCTCAAGGACCGGTCCAAGGACGTCATCATTTCGGGCGGTGAGAATATCTCGTCTATCGAGGTGGAAGAGACGCTCTACCGGCACGATGCCGTGGCCGTTTGTGCCGTCGTCGCGATGCCTGACGAGAAGTGGGGCGAGACGCCCTGCGCCTTTGTCGAATTGGCCGATGGTCAGGGGGCGGATGCCGACACGCTCAAGGTCTGGTGCCGTGATCATCTGGCGCATTACAAGGTGCCGCGGCGGTTTGTTTTCGGTCCGATCCCGCGCAGCTCGACCGGCAAGATCCAGAAGTTCGCGCTACGCGATCAGGCGCGCGAAATGCAAGATTGGCGAATTTCCTCGTTGACATGACCCTAGGTCACTCGGAATATGCGCATACGTCAGGGGAGTCCCGCCTAGGGGACTGAGAGGCTGACAGGGGCGTTCTAAACGCCTCGGTGACGCGACCCTTTGAACCTGACCCAGTTGACGCTGGCGTAGGAAGACCGAAGGGCTATTCCGTTTTCTCCATCTACGTGGGGGCGGTCCTTTCGGGCCGCTCTTGGCCCTCGTGCGTTCGCACGTCCGGGCCATCCGGCCCCTTTCTGCCACCTGTTTCTATTGGGTCTCATCACTTTTGAGGAGACCGAAATGAAAGACACTATTCCCGCCATCACCACCGGCAGTCTGCCTGCTTCGCGCAAGGTTTATGCCCCCGGCGACATGCACGAAATCAAGGTGCCGCTGCGCGAGATCGCCATCTCGAACGAAGAGCCGCTGACGATCTACGATAGCTCGGGGCCCTACACCGATCCGTTATCGACGATCGACATTGCCACCGGCTTGGGCGAGGTGCGCGGCGGCTGGCTGCAAGCGCGCGGCGATATCGAAGAATACGATGGCCGCAGCGTGACCGATGCCGACAACGGCTTTGCCACCGGCGCCCGCCTGACGCCTGCTTTTCCTGTCCAGCGTGCGCCCCTGCGCGCGGTTGGTGATCGGGCGGTGACCCAGCTGGCCTATGCGCGCGCGGGTATCATCACCCCCGAAATGGAGTTCGTTGCGATCCGTGAAAACGAAGGCCGCCGCGCTGCGCAAACCCGCGACGGCGAGGCATTCGGTGCAGAGCTGCCTGATCTCGTGACACCTGAGTTCGTCCGCAGCGAGATTGCCGCAGGACGCGCGATCATTCCGGCGAACATCAATCACCGCGAGCTCGAGCCGATGATCATCGGTCGCAATTTCAAAGTGAAGATCAACGCCAATATCGGCAACTCGGCCGTCACCTCCAGCATGGAAGAAGAGGTCGAGAAAATGGTCTGGGCGATCCGTTGGGGCGCCGACACGGTCATGGACCTCTCCACGGGCCGAAACATCCACAACATCCGTGATTGGATCATCCGCAACGCGCCGGTCCCGATCGGCACGGTGCCGCTCTATCAGGCGCTCGAAAAGGTCGGCGGCGTGGCCGAAGACCTGACGTGGGAGATTTTCCGCGACACGTTGATCGAACAGGCGGAACAGGGCGTCGATTACTTCACCATTCATGCCGGCGTGCGGCTGCACATGATCCCGATGACCGCCAAACGCGTCACCGGCATCGTGTCACGCGGCGGCTCGATCATGGCCAAATGGTGCCTGCACCATCACCGTGAGAGCTTCCTTTACGAGCATTTCGACGAGATCTGCGACATCTGCCGCCGGTATGACGTGAGTTTCTCGCTCGGCGACGGGCTGCGCCCCGGATCCATCGCGGACGCGAATGACGAGGCGCAATTTGCCGAACTGCACACGCTGGGCGAGCTGACCAAGATCGCTTGGGCCAAGGACTGTCAGGTGATGATCGAAGGGCCGGGGCATGTTCCGATGCACAAGATCAAAGCGAACATGGACGAACAACTCAAGCACTGCCATGAAGCGCCGTTCTACACGCTCGGGCCGCTGACCACGGACATCGCGCCGGGTTATGACCACATCACCAGCGCGATTGGCGCGGCGATGATCGGTTGGTTCGGTACGGCTATGCTCTGCTACGTCACGCCCAAGGAACACCTTGGTCTGCCTGACCGCGACGACGTGAAGACCGGTGTGATCACCTACAAACTCGCGGCTCATGCCGCCGATCTGGCCAAGGGCCATCCCGGTGCGCAAAGGCGCGATGACGCGCTAAGCCGCGCCCGGTTCGAGTTCCGCTGGGAGGACCAGTTCAACCTCGGGCTCGATCCTGACACTGCGCGCGAGATGCACGACCAGACGATGCCTGCCGAGGCGCACAAGGTCGCGCATTTCTGTTCGATGTGCGGGCCGAAATTCTGCTCGATGCGGATCAGCCACGACATTCGTGCCGAAGCCGAAAAGCAGAAGGGCATGGAGGACATGGCCGCGAAATTCCGCGAGGCTGGCGCGCTTTACGTCCCGGCGGAGGACGCGTGATGATCTCGGTTCTGGGTGCGGGCGTGGCGGGGCTTTGCGCCGCCACAGCCCTGTCCGAGGCGGGCTTTGCGGTCGAGGTTATCGAGGCCGAAGGCGCACCGAGTCCTGCGTCGCTCTTGGCTGGCGGGATGCTTGCACCTTTTTGCGAAGGTGAAAGCGCCCCTGACGCCATCGTCACGCAGGGGCAGGCGGCAACCGACTGGTGGGCGGCACATGTGCCGGATGTGCAGCGGAGAGGCACGCTCGTTCTTGCGGCCTCGCGCGATACCGCAGAGCTTGACCGCTTTGCCCGCGCCACGCGCGCGCATTGTTGGGTTGATCCCGGATCGCTTGAGCCCGACCTCGCGGGCCGCTTTGCGCGGGGCCTATTTTTCGAAACCGAGGCCCACATGGACCCGCGAGCGGCGCTAGCCAGTCTGCGTGCCAATCTACGCGCACGCGGCGTTTCCATTCACGATGCAACGCCGTCGGGCCGGATTGTCGATTGCCGCGCCATGGCTGCCAGATCCAGCCTGAACGACCTGCGTGCTGTGCGCGGCGAAATGGTCGAAGTGGTCACGCCTGACGTCGAGCTAAGCCGCACTGTACGCCTGCTGCATCCTCGCTTCCCCTGTTACATCGTGCCGCGCGGACACGGGCGTTACATGATCGGTGCCACGATGGTCGAAAGCGCTAACGCAGGCACGATCACGGCGCGGGCGGTGATGGAATTGCTCTCCGCCGCGTACACCGTCCATCCCGCCTTTGCAGAGGCAGAGGTTGTGACAACCGAAGCGGGGCTGCGTCCCGCATTTCCCGACAACATCCCTGCTATTCGGCGCATCGGCGAGCGTATCTACGTCAACGGCATGTATCGCCACGGTTTTCTGATGGCACCCGTTTTGGCCGTCCAGCTTGCCCAGATGATGACAGAGGAGCTTGCCCATGCAGATTGATCTGAACGGCGCGCCGGTCGCGACAGCTGCCGAGACCTTGGCCACGCTGATCGACGAACATGGCTTTGACGCCGCCTCGGTCGCTACAGCTCTCGATGGTGTCTTCGTTCCTCGTCCACTGCGGTCGAAAACTCCACTGCACCGCGGGGCAAAGGTCGAAGTTCTATCTCCGATGCAGGGGGGCTGACGGATGTTCTACGGAACCGAATTGAACAGCCGCTTGATGCTGGGGACGGCGCAATATCCGTCGCCTCAAATCCTTCGCGATGCAATCACCGCTTCTGGAACCGAGGTTATTACGGTTTCCCTGCGACGCGAAGGGCAGGGCGGCGAGGCTTTTCGCGAAATCCTGCGGGAAAGCGGCTGCCGCATTCTGCCCAATACCGCCGGATGCCACAGCGTCCGCGAGGCTGTCACCACCGCGCAGATGGCGCGCGAACTCTTTGGCACATCATGGATTAAACTCGAGGTGATCGGCCACGCCGACACGTTGCAGCCCGATCCGTTCGCCTTGGTCGAGGCTGCGCGTATCCTTTGCGCCGATGGCTTCGAGGTGTTTCCCTACACGACCGAAGACCTCATCGTCGGCGAGCGCCTGCTGGAGGCAGGGTGCCGCGTATTGATGCCGTGGGGCGCACCGATCGGATCGGGGCAGGGGCTGCGCAACATCGAAGGGTTGCGCACGATGCGCACCCATTTCGCGGGCGTTCCTCTGGTGATCGACGCAGGCATCGGCGCGCCGTCGCAGGCGATGGCGGCGATGGAGATGGGCTTTGATGCGGTGCTTCTGAACACCGCCGTGGCCAAGGCGCTCGATCCCGTCGCGATGGCACGGGCCTTTGGTCAAGCCGTCACCGCAGGGCGTGCGGCGTACACTGCGGGCCTGATGCCGCGGCGCGACATGGCTGCCGCATCGACCCCGATTTTCGGACAGGCGGTGCTGGCATGACGGCGCTCGACCCGTTTTACCTGATCGTCGACGATGCCGACTTGCTGGAGCGGTTGGTGCCGCTGGGCGTCCGGCTCGTGCAACTGCGGATCAAGGACCGCCCCGAAGATGCTATCCGCGACCAGATCAAGCGGGCGCAGGTCTGCTGCGCGGCGCATGGCGCACAGCTTGTCGTTAATGACTACTGGCAGCTTGCGATTGAGCTGAATTGCGATTTCGTCCATCTTGGCCAAGAGGACATGGATACGGCGGACTTTGATGCTCTGCGACGGGCCGAGGTCCGTTTCGGCCTGTCGACCCATGACGAAGTCGAGCTTGCCCGTGCGCTGGGCCAAAAGCCCGCCTATGTCGCGCTCGGACCTGTCTATCCGACTTTACTCAAACAGATGAAATGGGGGCCGCAGGGGCTGGACCGTGTGCGGCAATGGCGTCAGCTCGCGGGCTCCGTTCCGCTGGTTGGGATCGGAGGGCTGGTGCCGGAACGCTTGCCAAACCTCTTCGCCGCAGGCGCCGACAGCGC
Above is a window of Marivivens aquimaris DNA encoding:
- the thiS gene encoding sulfur carrier protein ThiS, producing the protein MQIDLNGAPVATAAETLATLIDEHGFDAASVATALDGVFVPRPLRSKTPLHRGAKVEVLSPMQGG
- a CDS encoding metal ABC transporter permease → MLDTLLFPFAFPFMQNAFFIALMISVPTALLSCFLVLKGWALMGDAVSHAVLPGIVLAYILGLPLIVGAFLAGMITATATGYLTENSRIKQDTIMGVVFSGMFGLGIVMFVAVKTNVHLDHVLFGNMLGIGPEDLWTAGIIGLVVTVLLLAKWKDLLLHAFDPIQAKASGLPVNMLHFGLLTVLSLTIVATLTATGLILAVGLLIAPGAIAFLMTRRFSHMMVVAVLVCIVATCGGIYASFWLDSAPAPTIILVLTGFFIIAFIWRSWKVRRASAMA
- a CDS encoding thiazole synthase, which translates into the protein MFYGTELNSRLMLGTAQYPSPQILRDAITASGTEVITVSLRREGQGGEAFREILRESGCRILPNTAGCHSVREAVTTAQMARELFGTSWIKLEVIGHADTLQPDPFALVEAARILCADGFEVFPYTTEDLIVGERLLEAGCRVLMPWGAPIGSGQGLRNIEGLRTMRTHFAGVPLVIDAGIGAPSQAMAAMEMGFDAVLLNTAVAKALDPVAMARAFGQAVTAGRAAYTAGLMPRRDMAAASTPIFGQAVLA
- a CDS encoding metal ABC transporter permease; translation: MSTLLEPFTYSYMLNAMWVSALVGGVCAFLSCYLMLKGWSLIGDALSHSVVPGVAGAYLLGIPFALGAFISGGLAAAAMLFLSDRSGLKVDVIIGIIFTSFFGVGLFMASVSPMAISIDTITMGNILAITPEDTLQLAIIGVVSMAVLMLKWKDLMVVFFDENHARSIGLRPQLLKVVFFVLLSASVVAAMQTVGAFLVIAMVVTPGATAYLLCDRFPRLIITSISIGTVTSFVGAYISYFLDGATGGVIVLLQTLIFLTTFVLAPKHGLLAHKRKAAKALRAEGA
- a CDS encoding enoyl-CoA hydratase, which gives rise to MTDILLRECDADGILRLTLNNPAKRNALSEAMLAALTGAFAEAGRDPAVRVIILAANGPAFSAGHDLKEMTAGRCGDDRGRAYFTKVLGDCSAMMQGIVNCPKPVIAEVTGIATAAGCQLVASCDLAIAADTAAFSTPGVHIGLFCSTPMVALSRNVANKHAMEMLLTGDMTSAARAAEIGLVNRSVPPDALREEVMSVARKIASKSALTVATGKRAFYAQSEMSLAEAYDYAAQVMVDNMLARDAEEGISAFIEKRTPEWQDA
- a CDS encoding AGE family epimerase/isomerase is translated as MTTTVDKASDNSAAFWLDDSGHRKWLAADALSQFDFFRASLRSGDGFYVLNYEGEPLPDTVQELHTTTRLVHSFALGQLAGVPGAAELVDKGMKYLVSHHRDMKNGGYVWAMDGDNVHDGRKLAYGHVFVLLAGATAKMAGHPDADELIADVSAILDKHYWEEDNGLFADEWNQDWTPFSDYRGMNANMHGVEALLGAFEATGDEVYLTRAGRILDFFLGKMAPANDWRLPEHYTKDWQVDPGYSENPMFRPAGTTPGHSFELARLLLQYWDLSGRKDDTAPATARRLMEQALNGAWDAEKGGFFYTLDFDGTPTIRDRYWWPVTEAIGVIATFIKLERKPEDEEWYRRLWNFADKHLIDHTNGGWFPELDEDSKPTGRQFLGKPDIYHSVQAALFPLAPGISRLAENLPKLV
- a CDS encoding acyl-CoA synthetase; the encoded protein is MNPYNADLDRNPANYQPLTPIGFLERAATVFPDHTAIVHGALRRSYAEFYARSRRLGSALAQAGMGRGDTVSALLANTPAMLECHYGVPMCGAVLHAINTRLDAAIIAFQLDHALSRFVIVDSEFLPLLTAALQLCAAKPAVIVYDDPEFDGPRLATAATDYEDFLATGDPDFAWLMPEDEWDAIAISYTSGTTGDPKGVVTHHRGAYLLAQGNALTASMAKHSVYLWTLPMFHCNGWCFPWTLSAIIGTHVCLRQVRAEPIWAALADEGVTHLCGAPIVMSLMISAPDTVKRDLPQPVQFFTAAAPPPEKLLAAMKDAGFDITHLYGLTETYGPAVVNDWHSAWSELPSAEQARLKSRQGVRYLPLEGLDVLDPETMLPVPRDGQTMGEVMFRGNVVMKGYFRNPKATREAFAGGWFHSGDLGVVHPDGYIQLKDRSKDVIISGGENISSIEVEETLYRHDAVAVCAVVAMPDEKWGETPCAFVELADGQGADADTLKVWCRDHLAHYKVPRRFVFGPIPRSSTGKIQKFALRDQAREMQDWRISSLT
- the thiC gene encoding phosphomethylpyrimidine synthase ThiC is translated as MKDTIPAITTGSLPASRKVYAPGDMHEIKVPLREIAISNEEPLTIYDSSGPYTDPLSTIDIATGLGEVRGGWLQARGDIEEYDGRSVTDADNGFATGARLTPAFPVQRAPLRAVGDRAVTQLAYARAGIITPEMEFVAIRENEGRRAAQTRDGEAFGAELPDLVTPEFVRSEIAAGRAIIPANINHRELEPMIIGRNFKVKINANIGNSAVTSSMEEEVEKMVWAIRWGADTVMDLSTGRNIHNIRDWIIRNAPVPIGTVPLYQALEKVGGVAEDLTWEIFRDTLIEQAEQGVDYFTIHAGVRLHMIPMTAKRVTGIVSRGGSIMAKWCLHHHRESFLYEHFDEICDICRRYDVSFSLGDGLRPGSIADANDEAQFAELHTLGELTKIAWAKDCQVMIEGPGHVPMHKIKANMDEQLKHCHEAPFYTLGPLTTDIAPGYDHITSAIGAAMIGWFGTAMLCYVTPKEHLGLPDRDDVKTGVITYKLAAHAADLAKGHPGAQRRDDALSRARFEFRWEDQFNLGLDPDTAREMHDQTMPAEAHKVAHFCSMCGPKFCSMRISHDIRAEAEKQKGMEDMAAKFREAGALYVPAEDA
- a CDS encoding FAD-dependent oxidoreductase, which gives rise to MISVLGAGVAGLCAATALSEAGFAVEVIEAEGAPSPASLLAGGMLAPFCEGESAPDAIVTQGQAATDWWAAHVPDVQRRGTLVLAASRDTAELDRFARATRAHCWVDPGSLEPDLAGRFARGLFFETEAHMDPRAALASLRANLRARGVSIHDATPSGRIVDCRAMAARSSLNDLRAVRGEMVEVVTPDVELSRTVRLLHPRFPCYIVPRGHGRYMIGATMVESANAGTITARAVMELLSAAYTVHPAFAEAEVVTTEAGLRPAFPDNIPAIRRIGERIYVNGMYRHGFLMAPVLAVQLAQMMTEELAHAD
- a CDS encoding Lrp/AsnC family transcriptional regulator codes for the protein MTKLGLDATDIRILSAVQAHGQLSKTRLSEIVNISATPCWARLDRLKAAGYIRGFHAEIALERVCDFTQVMVTVSLTHHRRADFDRFESWVAQQDAITECVATGGGMDYVMKTVSPTLQTFQALMQEMIEADLSVDRYMTYIATRVVKSSRPNVAKLAAPSVRDRTV
- a CDS encoding glycine cleavage T C-terminal barrel domain-containing protein codes for the protein MNADEFGFGTQIRKSPYFDATVRWGAKGFSVYNHMYIPRDFGDPEQNFWNLVNDAILCDVAVERQVEITGPDAAKFVQMLTPRDLSTVAVGQCKYILITNADGGILNDPILLRLAENHFWISLADSDILLWAQGVAVHAGLDVSICEPDVSPLQLQGPKSGEVMRALFGDEIMDLKYYWLREVELDGMPLIASRTGWSSELGYEIYLRDGSCGEALWERIMAAGMEFGLKPGHTSSIRRIEGGMLSYHADADIHTNPFELGLGRLCNLDMEADFIGKAALRRIKEQGITRKQIGLIIDAAPLSGPNTSFWQINSGGNEVGKVTSAIYSPRLGQNIALAMVAIEHAEIGSQLEVVLPSGPTVATVVEVPFFDPKKSLAAA